A genomic window from Carboxydocella sporoproducens DSM 16521 includes:
- the ruvC gene encoding crossover junction endodeoxyribonuclease RuvC → MIILGVDPGTAITGYGVVEYLGNRFRPLAYSCIRTTPELDLPRRLLVIHQEITALIREFQPNQVAVEELFFNRNTTTALAVGQARGAVLLACAQAELPVFEYTPLQVKQAVVGYGRAEKQQVQAMVKAILNLPGVPKPDDVADALALAICHAHSNYSLLGRMS, encoded by the coding sequence ATGATTATTTTGGGAGTAGACCCGGGGACAGCCATCACTGGTTACGGGGTGGTGGAGTACCTGGGTAACCGTTTTCGCCCTCTGGCTTATAGCTGTATTCGCACTACCCCGGAGCTGGATTTGCCCCGGAGATTGCTGGTCATTCACCAGGAAATCACTGCTCTGATCCGGGAGTTCCAACCGAACCAGGTTGCTGTAGAGGAATTGTTTTTTAACCGCAATACCACTACTGCTCTGGCGGTAGGGCAAGCCCGGGGGGCGGTGCTGCTGGCCTGTGCCCAGGCGGAGCTGCCGGTTTTTGAATATACTCCCCTGCAGGTAAAGCAAGCAGTGGTAGGATACGGGCGGGCGGAAAAACAGCAGGTCCAGGCCATGGTGAAGGCTATTTTAAATTTGCCCGGGGTGCCCAAACCCGATGATGTGGCCGATGCTCTGGCCCTGGCTATCTGTCATGCTCATTCCAATTATTCGCTTCTGGGGAGGATGTCATGA
- the ruvA gene encoding Holliday junction branch migration protein RuvA, which yields MIAFLRGKLVANQLDSCLLDVNGVGYKVYIHARTAGALPEIGEEALLHTSLQVREEGWSLYGFTKAGERDLFELLQTVAGIGPKGALACLGVLGQDGLCLAVMEENVKALTSVPGIGPKTAKRMVLELKDRLKKLMGEDLALPANMELPTGREGEMEATADAILALEALGYQPQEARQAVAAVLTEEPGDLPIEEILKKALAYLATG from the coding sequence ATGATTGCTTTTCTACGGGGGAAGCTGGTAGCCAACCAGCTGGACAGTTGCCTTTTGGATGTAAACGGCGTAGGATATAAAGTATATATTCATGCCCGGACAGCGGGGGCTCTGCCGGAAATCGGGGAAGAAGCATTATTGCATACCTCCCTGCAAGTCCGGGAAGAAGGCTGGTCCCTCTATGGTTTTACCAAAGCCGGGGAACGGGATTTGTTTGAGTTACTGCAAACTGTGGCAGGGATAGGACCGAAAGGGGCTCTGGCCTGTCTGGGGGTTTTAGGCCAGGATGGCCTCTGTCTCGCAGTAATGGAGGAAAATGTCAAGGCCCTAACTTCTGTACCGGGGATTGGTCCTAAAACAGCCAAAAGAATGGTGCTGGAGTTGAAAGATCGCTTGAAAAAGCTGATGGGAGAAGACCTGGCCCTGCCTGCTAATATGGAACTGCCGACAGGAAGAGAAGGGGAAATGGAAGCGACTGCTGATGCGATTCTGGCCTTAGAGGCCCTGGGCTATCAGCCGCAGGAAGCCCGGCAGGCGGTGGCGGCAGTGTTGACTGAAGAGCCCGGGGATCTGCCCATTGAGGAGATTCTGAAAAAAGCACTGGCTTATCTGGCAACCGGATAG